A single genomic interval of bacterium harbors:
- the mraZ gene encoding division/cell wall cluster transcriptional repressor MraZ gives MYLGRYSYNLDDKGRLAIPAKLRSGGEEEDWVLAQGLDHCLFLYPKSEWGEVSARIQSLAANRSAARRFARILFAGAVEVILDRQGRVNIPVHLRQWASLEREAVVIGVGRRIEIWDKNSWQDYTATADYEEAAEKLADLEF, from the coding sequence ATGTACCTCGGCCGATACTCCTACAACCTGGACGACAAGGGCCGCCTGGCGATTCCGGCCAAGCTGCGCTCCGGCGGCGAGGAGGAGGATTGGGTCCTGGCCCAGGGGCTCGACCACTGCCTTTTCCTCTATCCCAAGAGCGAGTGGGGCGAGGTCTCGGCTCGGATACAGTCCCTGGCCGCGAACCGGTCGGCCGCACGCCGCTTCGCCCGCATCCTCTTCGCCGGCGCGGTCGAGGTTATCCTGGACCGACAGGGCCGGGTGAACATCCCGGTGCACCTCCGCCAGTGGGCGTCACTGGAACGCGAGGCCGTCGTCATCGGCGTGGGCCGCCGGATCGAGATTTGGGACAAGAATAGCTGGCAGGATTACACCGCAACCGCCGACTACGAGGAGGCCGCGGAGAAACTGGCCGATTTGGAGTTTTAG
- the murF gene encoding UDP-N-acetylmuramoyl-tripeptide--D-alanyl-D-alanine ligase: MREDYGQLRADVGEPLPLGRLLEWADARLLGPRGVFDPPVAGVLDEPVRGLAIDSRALAAGDLFVALPGERADGHQFLSDVAGKALAALVERPDPDLTLTQLVVESVPRALLSIADGFRRRFPELTVVGITGSVGKTTTKDYLGAVLDAFAPTIVSQGNMNTVYGVPLTLARLRGDTALAVLEMGMQWAGEIASLAEVARPRIGVVTAVGPAHLEFFSDVRAIALAKAELLLQLPPDGAAVLPLECEHFPLLAERTPCPVVTFGLVAGNCRAEVRPTRLDERRAEGSRFEVVWNPPKGILVPPARFEIELPTPGSHHVLSALRAAAAALVLGVPPGLIAEKLAGARITPLRGEVYRRGLRPTGGGGGLTILADTYNANPLSMSAALETLAGLPGRRVAVLGDMLELGPTAPRLHESVGAEAAKRGIAVLVAVGAFAEDIARGARENGLGEIYTAADRHEAGRILKRVLRPGDVLLVKASRALRLDFLLEDDALEGYIEPN; this comes from the coding sequence GTGCGCGAGGATTACGGACAGCTCAGAGCCGACGTGGGGGAGCCTCTCCCCCTGGGCCGACTGCTCGAATGGGCGGACGCCCGACTTTTGGGACCCCGGGGGGTCTTCGACCCACCGGTGGCGGGGGTCCTCGACGAGCCGGTGCGGGGGCTGGCCATAGACTCCCGGGCCCTCGCCGCCGGCGACCTCTTCGTCGCCCTGCCCGGCGAGCGCGCGGACGGCCACCAGTTCCTCTCCGACGTCGCCGGTAAAGCCCTGGCCGCCCTGGTGGAAAGGCCCGACCCGGACCTGACGCTGACCCAACTGGTGGTCGAGAGCGTACCCCGGGCGCTTCTTTCCATCGCCGACGGATTCCGGCGGCGCTTCCCCGAGCTCACCGTCGTCGGCATCACCGGCTCCGTGGGGAAGACTACGACGAAGGACTACCTGGGCGCGGTCCTGGACGCCTTCGCGCCGACCATCGTGAGCCAGGGGAACATGAACACGGTATACGGCGTCCCGCTCACCCTCGCCCGCCTGCGCGGGGACACGGCCCTGGCGGTGCTGGAGATGGGGATGCAGTGGGCTGGTGAAATCGCCTCGCTGGCGGAGGTCGCCCGGCCGAGAATCGGCGTCGTAACCGCCGTCGGCCCGGCCCACCTGGAGTTCTTCTCCGACGTGCGGGCCATAGCCCTGGCCAAGGCCGAGTTGCTGCTGCAACTACCGCCCGACGGCGCGGCCGTCCTTCCCCTGGAGTGCGAGCACTTCCCGCTGCTGGCGGAACGCACCCCCTGCCCCGTGGTCACCTTCGGCCTGGTCGCCGGCAACTGCCGGGCCGAGGTGCGACCTACGCGGCTCGATGAGCGGCGCGCCGAAGGGAGCCGGTTCGAGGTGGTTTGGAACCCGCCAAAGGGAATCTTAGTCCCACCCGCGCGGTTCGAAATCGAGCTGCCCACCCCGGGCAGCCACCACGTGCTCTCCGCGCTGCGTGCGGCGGCCGCGGCCCTCGTCCTGGGCGTGCCGCCGGGGCTCATCGCCGAAAAGCTCGCCGGGGCGCGGATAACCCCCCTGCGGGGAGAGGTGTACCGCCGGGGTCTTCGACCCACCGGTGGCGGGGGCGGGCTGACCATCCTCGCCGATACCTACAACGCCAACCCGCTGTCCATGAGCGCCGCCCTGGAAACCCTGGCCGGCCTCCCAGGTCGCCGGGTGGCGGTACTGGGCGACATGCTGGAGCTCGGCCCGACGGCGCCCCGGCTGCATGAAAGCGTCGGGGCCGAGGCGGCCAAGCGCGGAATCGCCGTGCTCGTGGCCGTGGGGGCGTTCGCGGAGGACATCGCCCGCGGCGCACGGGAGAATGGTCTCGGGGAAATATACACGGCGGCCGACCGCCATGAGGCTGGAAGGATTTTAAAGCGCGTGCTCCGGCCCGGCGACGTGCTCCTCGTCAAGGCCAGCCGGGCTCTGCGTCTGGATTTCCTGCTCGAGGACGACGCGCTCGAGGGGTACATCGAACCGAATTGA
- a CDS encoding penicillin-binding protein 2, whose amino-acid sequence MNQFRPANQTDGPARRRLRIVFILMGVALVVISGRLVQLQLVRGAELAQQARGQQVTRVPLVGLRGTIYDRNGIPLALDRESPTAFAAPNEIEPEEKGRVAEELAGILGLSAEDTRRLLERDSYFVWLSRHLDAETADRLRQASLPGVYVRQEPSRLYPLGRTAAHVLGFVGIDHQGLEGMELAYDDLLSGEPGWTLKVRDALGRPLYPLDEPSAASYASGEPSEASYAPGKTLQPPQRGNDLRLTIDSRFQHIVDRELAYAVERSNGRGGMAVMLDPDTGDVLALSNYPFFDPNRFGEYPSWVRRNRIVTDVYEPGSTFKVFTLAAALEEGLVTPQTVFDTPGETYVTGRRIRDSLPHDPRLTATQIIERSSNVGILQIGLKVGRDKLRDYLGKFGFGALTGLEIPGEVRGILRPASEWYPLDTACASFGQGVAVTAIQLVRAYAVIANGGWLVQPSIVSRENSRKPRPRRVISPETAAALREILIGAVERGLGKDARGSGYTIGGKTGTAQKVGEGGYLEGKHYIASFIGFAPAQDPALVLLIIVDEPRPIYGGGPVCGPAFARIVRQVLALEGVSAPGGATARLVRADSPEVPCSTPSAAGSPLNLLGLNARKAAAVLAARGVPVEMHGSGRVVAVSTGGDALSVQLAGSR is encoded by the coding sequence ATGAACCAATTCCGCCCAGCCAACCAGACCGACGGACCCGCACGCAGGCGGCTCCGCATCGTTTTCATTCTGATGGGTGTGGCGCTGGTCGTCATCAGCGGGCGCCTGGTTCAGCTCCAGCTCGTCCGCGGCGCCGAGCTCGCCCAGCAGGCCCGCGGTCAGCAGGTGACGCGGGTTCCCCTGGTGGGGCTCCGGGGAACCATCTACGACCGGAACGGCATCCCGCTGGCCCTGGACCGGGAATCGCCCACCGCCTTCGCCGCCCCCAACGAAATCGAGCCCGAGGAGAAGGGGCGCGTGGCCGAGGAGCTGGCGGGGATTTTGGGGCTCTCCGCGGAGGACACGCGCCGGTTGCTCGAACGGGACTCCTACTTCGTATGGCTCTCCCGGCACCTCGACGCCGAAACCGCCGACAGACTGCGCCAGGCGTCCCTCCCCGGGGTGTACGTGAGGCAGGAGCCCTCACGGCTCTACCCGCTCGGGCGCACCGCGGCTCACGTGCTGGGCTTCGTGGGGATTGACCACCAGGGATTGGAGGGGATGGAGCTCGCCTACGACGACCTCCTCTCGGGGGAACCGGGGTGGACGCTCAAGGTCCGGGACGCCCTCGGACGCCCGCTGTACCCCCTGGACGAACCGAGCGCAGCGAGCTACGCCTCCGGCGAACCGAGCGAAGCGAGCTATGCCCCTGGCAAAACCCTGCAGCCGCCGCAGCGCGGCAACGACCTGCGCCTGACCATAGACTCCCGATTCCAGCACATCGTAGACCGCGAGCTGGCCTACGCCGTTGAGCGTTCGAACGGTCGGGGAGGCATGGCCGTGATGCTGGACCCCGACACCGGCGATGTGCTGGCCCTTTCCAACTACCCGTTCTTCGACCCGAACCGCTTCGGCGAGTACCCGTCCTGGGTCCGGCGCAACCGTATCGTGACCGACGTGTACGAGCCGGGTAGCACGTTCAAGGTTTTCACCCTGGCCGCCGCCCTGGAGGAGGGGCTCGTTACACCCCAGACCGTCTTCGACACCCCCGGGGAAACCTACGTGACCGGTCGGCGGATCAGGGACAGTCTGCCCCACGACCCCCGCCTGACCGCGACCCAGATCATCGAACGGTCCTCCAACGTGGGCATCCTCCAGATCGGCCTGAAGGTCGGGCGGGATAAGCTGCGCGATTACCTGGGAAAATTCGGTTTCGGCGCGTTGACCGGCTTGGAGATACCCGGAGAGGTCCGGGGGATCCTCCGACCGGCCTCGGAGTGGTACCCCCTGGACACGGCCTGCGCCAGCTTCGGCCAGGGGGTGGCCGTGACGGCGATTCAGCTCGTCCGGGCCTACGCGGTCATCGCCAACGGGGGGTGGCTGGTCCAGCCGAGCATCGTGTCCCGCGAGAATTCGCGAAAACCGCGCCCCAGGCGGGTCATCAGCCCCGAAACCGCCGCCGCCCTCCGCGAGATTCTCATCGGAGCGGTGGAGCGCGGGTTGGGCAAGGACGCCCGGGGATCGGGCTACACCATCGGGGGCAAGACGGGCACCGCCCAGAAGGTCGGCGAGGGGGGCTATCTGGAGGGCAAGCACTACATCGCCAGCTTCATCGGCTTCGCCCCGGCACAGGACCCCGCGCTGGTCTTGTTGATAATCGTAGACGAACCCAGGCCCATCTATGGTGGCGGACCGGTCTGCGGGCCGGCCTTCGCCAGAATCGTCAGACAGGTGCTGGCCCTCGAGGGGGTGTCGGCACCCGGGGGGGCGACGGCCCGTCTGGTGCGGGCCGACTCACCCGAGGTGCCGTGTTCCACGCCGTCGGCCGCCGGGAGCCCGTTGAACCTGTTGGGGTTGAACGCCCGGAAGGCCGCCGCGGTACTGGCCGCCAGGGGGGTGCCCGTGGAAATGCACGGAAGCGGTCGGGTGGTCGCGGTATCCACCGGCGGGGACGCCCTGTCGGTCCAGCTGGCGGGCTCGAGGTGA
- the rlmN gene encoding 23S rRNA (adenine(2503)-C(2))-methyltransferase RlmN: MKNLRAFDLAGLTGILSEMGEPAYRARQLHDWLWTRGTEDFGDMTNLPGALREKLARVYSITLPKVADEARGADGTVKLLLELEDGARVETVLMPGGDYDAACVSTMAGCDLGCVFCATGTLGKTRDLAAHEIAAQVLLLKKISARLRNVVFMGMGEPLLNYEATLGAVGLLTGPMGFGARRITVSTAGVVPGIKRLAGEPYRVKLAVSLNAPDDSRRSELMPLNKKWPLVELLKACREYYDRTGRRVTFEYVLVGGYNDSTADARALVRLLAQVPHKLNLIAYNPVENLPFKPPTPEAVEHFLAEARRGAYAAGVRNSRGTDIAAACGQLMLKSGDLGSRG; encoded by the coding sequence ATGAAAAACCTCCGCGCCTTCGACCTCGCCGGGCTCACCGGGATTCTCAGCGAAATGGGCGAGCCGGCCTACCGCGCCCGGCAGCTTCACGATTGGCTCTGGACCAGGGGAACGGAGGATTTTGGCGATATGACCAATCTGCCCGGGGCGCTGCGGGAGAAGCTTGCCCGGGTCTACTCGATCACCCTGCCCAAGGTGGCGGACGAGGCCCGGGGCGCCGACGGCACGGTGAAGCTCCTGCTTGAGCTGGAAGACGGTGCGCGGGTCGAGACGGTGCTCATGCCGGGGGGGGATTACGACGCGGCCTGCGTTTCGACGATGGCCGGCTGCGACCTGGGTTGCGTCTTCTGCGCCACGGGGACGCTGGGGAAGACGCGGGACCTGGCGGCCCACGAAATCGCCGCCCAGGTCCTGCTGTTGAAAAAAATATCCGCCAGGCTGCGCAACGTGGTCTTCATGGGGATGGGCGAGCCGCTGCTGAACTACGAGGCGACGCTGGGGGCGGTGGGTCTGCTGACCGGGCCGATGGGCTTCGGGGCGCGGCGGATAACCGTCTCCACCGCCGGTGTCGTACCGGGGATAAAACGATTGGCCGGAGAACCGTACCGGGTGAAGCTGGCGGTGAGCTTGAACGCTCCCGACGACTCCCGGCGGTCGGAGCTGATGCCGCTCAATAAGAAGTGGCCGCTCGTGGAGCTGTTGAAGGCCTGCCGGGAGTACTACGACCGCACCGGGCGACGGGTCACCTTCGAGTACGTCCTCGTGGGCGGGTACAACGACTCGACGGCGGACGCCCGGGCGCTCGTCCGGCTCCTCGCGCAAGTACCGCACAAGCTGAACCTGATCGCGTACAACCCGGTGGAAAACCTTCCCTTCAAACCGCCGACCCCGGAAGCGGTGGAACATTTTCTCGCCGAGGCGCGACGGGGGGCCTACGCGGCGGGCGTCCGCAATTCGAGGGGAACCGACATCGCCGCCGCGTGCGGGCAGTTGATGTTGAAAAGCGGAGACTTGGGCTCGCGGGGGTGA
- the rsmH gene encoding 16S rRNA (cytosine(1402)-N(4))-methyltransferase RsmH translates to MSSTTLSPETKPQRHTPVMVAEVLALLVNDPEGRYLDATLGRGGHTGAILDSHPGATVLGCDRDPDALARVKNELLPHFENRLDLELLPFSRLHQLPGGFAGVLFDLGLSTEQLSDPERGFSFNVDGPLDMRMDRTQGLRASDLVNLPEEELAGIIHRYGDERRARRAARAIVEARPLNTTLELAEVVRRAVGPSGGIDPATRTFQALRMAVNGEPEELERGMEAAVSLLKPGGRLVAISYHSGEDRIVKLFFRRMSGRCVCPPGTPVCRCDPMNALAVITKKPLQPSIDEVKLNLRARSAKLRAAEILKSRPR, encoded by the coding sequence GTGTCGTCAACAACCCTCAGCCCCGAGACAAAACCCCAACGCCACACCCCGGTGATGGTGGCCGAGGTTCTCGCGCTCCTGGTCAACGACCCGGAGGGGCGCTACCTCGACGCCACACTCGGCCGCGGGGGGCACACCGGGGCGATTCTGGACTCCCACCCAGGGGCGACCGTCCTGGGCTGCGACCGCGACCCCGACGCCCTGGCCCGGGTGAAAAACGAGCTCCTCCCCCACTTCGAAAATCGGCTCGACCTCGAGCTCCTCCCCTTCAGCCGCCTGCACCAACTACCCGGCGGCTTCGCCGGGGTTCTATTCGATCTCGGGCTGTCCACGGAGCAGCTATCCGACCCGGAGCGGGGGTTCAGCTTTAATGTGGACGGACCCCTGGACATGCGGATGGACCGGACCCAGGGGCTCCGGGCGTCGGACCTGGTAAACCTCCCCGAGGAGGAGCTGGCCGGGATAATCCACCGCTACGGCGACGAGCGGAGGGCGCGCCGGGCGGCCCGCGCCATAGTGGAGGCCCGGCCGTTAAATACCACACTGGAGCTGGCCGAGGTCGTACGCCGCGCCGTGGGGCCCTCGGGCGGCATAGACCCGGCCACGCGCACCTTCCAGGCCCTCCGCATGGCGGTGAACGGCGAGCCCGAAGAGCTGGAGCGGGGGATGGAGGCGGCCGTTTCTCTTTTAAAGCCGGGCGGCAGGCTCGTCGCAATCTCCTACCACTCCGGCGAGGACCGAATCGTGAAGCTGTTCTTCCGGCGGATGAGCGGCCGGTGCGTCTGCCCCCCGGGGACCCCGGTCTGCCGGTGCGACCCGATGAACGCCCTCGCCGTCATCACCAAAAAACCGCTCCAGCCCTCGATAGACGAGGTCAAGCTCAACCTCCGAGCCCGCTCCGCCAAGCTCCGGGCGGCGGAGATTCTTAAATCACGTCCCCGGTAA
- a CDS encoding acyl-CoA dehydrogenase family protein, with amino-acid sequence MDFTLTAEQVQYRNLIRRFAQERIEPIARQLDEEGLYPSQIVDEMRQLGLYGLTLPQEYGGSGVDSVTFCLALEELAKAAAGVAVIFAVQNSIGAFTINEYGTPEQREKILPKMATGEILTSLALTEESAGSDAGNVRTTAVRDGDFYVLNGKKRFITNGKFANLHLVVALTNPGRGRKGLSCILVPSSTPGFSVSKTMNPMGQRCSDNAELEFSDCRVPVANLVGKENHGLGIALRAFDGGRFSVAAIALGCAQAAFEKALRYAQKRVQFGQAIIGFQSIEFMLAEMGTQIEAARLMIHRAASFKDRGLPYTKESSMAKMFATEAAEMVCHRAIQILGGAGYMRENDVERYYRDQRICQIYEGTNQIQRWIVAIHLIKEFGSR; translated from the coding sequence GTGGACTTCACCCTCACCGCCGAACAGGTCCAGTACCGCAACCTCATCCGCCGCTTCGCCCAGGAGCGCATCGAGCCCATCGCGCGGCAGCTCGACGAGGAGGGGCTTTACCCGTCCCAGATCGTGGACGAGATGCGGCAGCTCGGGCTGTACGGTCTGACGCTGCCCCAGGAGTACGGCGGCTCCGGCGTGGACTCGGTTACTTTCTGCCTGGCCCTGGAGGAGTTGGCCAAGGCGGCGGCCGGTGTGGCGGTCATCTTCGCCGTGCAGAATTCCATCGGCGCCTTCACCATCAACGAGTACGGCACCCCGGAGCAGAGGGAGAAGATTCTGCCGAAAATGGCCACGGGGGAGATTCTCACCAGCCTGGCACTCACCGAGGAATCCGCCGGCTCCGACGCCGGCAACGTCCGGACCACGGCCGTCCGCGACGGCGACTTCTACGTCCTCAACGGCAAGAAGCGCTTCATCACCAACGGCAAGTTCGCCAACCTGCACCTGGTCGTGGCGCTGACCAACCCCGGCCGCGGCAGGAAGGGCCTGTCCTGTATCCTGGTGCCATCGTCCACGCCGGGATTTTCGGTTTCCAAGACCATGAACCCCATGGGCCAGCGTTGCAGCGACAACGCCGAGCTGGAGTTCTCCGACTGCCGCGTACCGGTGGCGAATCTTGTGGGGAAAGAGAACCACGGCCTGGGCATCGCGCTCCGGGCCTTCGACGGCGGGCGGTTCAGCGTGGCGGCCATCGCGCTGGGCTGCGCCCAGGCGGCCTTCGAGAAGGCGCTCCGGTACGCCCAGAAGCGGGTCCAGTTCGGCCAGGCGATCATCGGCTTCCAGTCCATCGAATTCATGCTGGCCGAGATGGGGACGCAGATCGAGGCGGCCCGCCTCATGATTCACCGCGCCGCCTCTTTCAAGGACCGGGGGCTGCCCTACACCAAGGAGTCGTCCATGGCCAAGATGTTCGCCACCGAGGCGGCCGAGATGGTCTGCCACCGGGCGATTCAAATTTTAGGCGGCGCCGGGTACATGCGGGAGAACGACGTCGAGCGCTACTACCGCGACCAGCGGATCTGTCAGATCTACGAGGGGACGAACCAGATTCAACGCTGGATCGTGGCCATTCATCTGATCAAGGAGTTCGGCTCCAGGTAA
- a CDS encoding NAD(P)/FAD-dependent oxidoreductase, whose translation MESKRVLIIGAGIAGLSAGCYLRMNGYGTHIIELHDKPGGLCTSWKRQGYTVDGCIHWLVGTAPSSPFHRIWRELGALQGREIVYYDEFARYELPDGRTIHFRVNPDELAAGLKEIAPEDSKAIDELAATIRKMAALEQRDDDILVPPELRGFFSKIGGFFRMLPLLRALGPLFKLDQQSYAERFTNPELRASLTAIIPKAITALALPMTLAGMHARNTGYPVGGSLEFARAIEKRYTDLGGEIAYDSRVAEILVEDDTAVGVRLEDGTEHRADYVVSAADGHSTFFKLLGGKYVSDEQRRYFEEIPIFDPLVFVAFGVKRVFDELPPLTSGVIFHPSRPLEVADRTFEHLTVVVENFDPTLAPAGSTVVKVMFGSDYEWWKAKAADREAYLEAKEEIARQVLEHVEERFPGIGSQVEMTDVATPLTFERYTANWQGGMEGWMMTPGTLRLRMKRTVPGLKNFRMIGQWVSPGGGLPPAGSDGRHLAMILCKRDGVKFHAEEA comes from the coding sequence ATGGAATCCAAACGGGTACTCATCATCGGCGCGGGGATAGCCGGGCTGTCGGCGGGCTGCTACCTGCGGATGAACGGCTACGGGACGCATATCATCGAGCTGCACGACAAGCCGGGAGGGCTGTGCACATCCTGGAAGCGCCAGGGGTACACCGTTGACGGCTGCATCCACTGGCTGGTGGGCACGGCGCCGAGCTCTCCCTTCCACCGCATCTGGCGGGAGCTGGGGGCCCTCCAGGGTCGCGAGATCGTCTACTACGACGAGTTCGCCCGCTACGAGCTGCCCGACGGCCGGACGATCCATTTCCGCGTCAATCCCGACGAGCTGGCGGCGGGTCTGAAGGAAATCGCCCCCGAGGATTCCAAGGCCATTGATGAATTAGCCGCCACTATCCGCAAGATGGCCGCCCTGGAGCAGAGGGATGACGACATTCTGGTGCCGCCCGAGCTGCGGGGCTTTTTCAGTAAAATCGGCGGCTTCTTCCGCATGCTGCCGCTGCTACGGGCCCTCGGCCCCCTGTTCAAGCTCGACCAGCAATCCTACGCCGAGAGATTCACCAATCCCGAACTCCGCGCGTCGTTAACGGCGATTATCCCGAAAGCCATCACGGCGCTCGCGCTGCCGATGACCCTGGCGGGGATGCACGCCCGCAACACGGGGTATCCCGTGGGCGGCTCGCTTGAGTTCGCCCGGGCCATCGAGAAGCGATATACGGACCTGGGCGGTGAGATAGCCTACGACAGCCGGGTGGCGGAAATTCTCGTCGAGGACGACACCGCGGTGGGGGTGCGGCTGGAGGACGGCACCGAGCATCGGGCCGACTACGTGGTGAGCGCCGCCGACGGGCACTCGACCTTCTTCAAACTTCTGGGCGGGAAATACGTGAGCGACGAGCAGAGGCGCTACTTCGAGGAGATACCTATCTTCGACCCGCTGGTCTTCGTCGCCTTCGGCGTCAAGCGGGTGTTCGACGAGCTCCCGCCGTTGACCAGCGGCGTCATCTTCCACCCCAGCCGACCGCTGGAGGTGGCCGACCGCACCTTCGAGCATCTCACCGTCGTCGTCGAGAACTTCGATCCCACCCTCGCCCCCGCGGGTTCGACGGTCGTCAAGGTGATGTTCGGCTCGGACTACGAGTGGTGGAAGGCCAAGGCCGCCGACCGGGAGGCGTACCTGGAGGCCAAGGAGGAAATCGCCCGACAGGTTTTAGAACACGTCGAGGAGCGCTTCCCCGGCATCGGCTCCCAGGTCGAGATGACCGACGTGGCCACGCCGCTGACCTTCGAGCGCTACACCGCCAACTGGCAAGGCGGGATGGAGGGCTGGATGATGACCCCCGGGACACTGCGGTTGAGGATGAAGCGGACCGTCCCGGGGCTGAAGAACTTCCGCATGATAGGCCAGTGGGTTTCTCCGGGAGGCGGCCTGCCGCCGGCGGGCTCGGACGGCCGGCACCTGGCGATGATTCTGTGCAAGCGGGACGGCGTGAAATTCCACGCCGAGGAGGCTTGA
- a CDS encoding 30S ribosomal protein S1 yields the protein MLTPKDENLQPEESPADNAPEENSEETPREEQPEDGPESAPDAEETPEPVPEQTRPKGASRRKVKTTPPPSAEDEPAPEGELSDDATMDELMAAYEDTLADLKEGDVVRGVVVSISGDEILVDVGYKSEGPIDRKEFGPDAQIEVGDEVDVYLEKKEDQDGIIVLSKEKADFARTWEKIRTAFEDEEVIEGKVVARIKGGLEVDIGARGFLPASQVALRPVRDLESLVGKQLEMRILKINRRRRNIVLSRKVVLQERREKLKEELVSELEEGQIREGEVKNITDFGAFIDLGGIDGLLHITDMSWGRISHPGEMLQIGDKVKILVLNFDRERERVSLGLKQLTPHPWKDAAQKYSEGTIIRGKVVNMTDYGAFIEIEDGIEGLIHISEMSWTQRIRHPSQMLTIGELVNAKVLNLDTEKQRISLGLKQTEEDPWETIAEHFPRGTRLVGRVRNITDFGAFVEVDEGIDGLVHISDMSWVRRVRHPSEIVGKGDEIEVVVLNVDTENRRISLGMKQLTEDPWEHIEDYIFEGAYVEGAVVRMARFGAIIELSNGIEALLHISEIVDAHVPNVEDILDVGEHLTCKVININREERKVNLSLKAYNADMGIGPEDDPVMQRLIKHQEAGSLSEREPEPTPDDEDFEPTVAGEKPVPAEAQPEEVTEKEPEEEVAEPVDEPPVEPAAEEGEPEAQDGSAASAVADEDDGAVEGEELPEEEV from the coding sequence ATGTTGACACCCAAAGACGAAAACCTTCAACCCGAGGAGTCTCCAGCGGATAATGCGCCCGAAGAAAATTCCGAGGAGACCCCCCGCGAGGAGCAGCCGGAGGACGGCCCTGAGTCCGCTCCGGATGCCGAAGAGACGCCGGAACCTGTACCCGAACAGACCCGCCCCAAGGGAGCTTCGCGCCGGAAAGTAAAAACGACCCCCCCTCCGTCCGCCGAGGACGAGCCCGCACCCGAGGGTGAGCTTTCGGACGACGCCACCATGGACGAGCTCATGGCGGCCTACGAGGACACCCTGGCCGACCTGAAGGAAGGCGATGTGGTCCGCGGGGTGGTCGTCAGCATCTCCGGCGACGAAATTCTGGTGGATGTGGGCTACAAGTCCGAGGGCCCCATAGACCGGAAGGAGTTCGGTCCCGACGCCCAGATTGAAGTCGGCGATGAGGTGGACGTCTATCTGGAGAAAAAAGAGGACCAGGACGGCATCATCGTCCTGTCGAAGGAGAAGGCGGACTTCGCCCGGACCTGGGAAAAAATCCGGACCGCCTTCGAGGACGAAGAGGTTATCGAGGGCAAGGTGGTGGCCCGGATCAAGGGCGGCCTGGAGGTGGACATCGGCGCCCGGGGATTCCTGCCCGCGAGCCAGGTGGCCCTGAGACCGGTGCGCGACCTCGAATCCCTCGTCGGCAAGCAGCTCGAGATGAGGATTTTGAAAATCAACCGTCGGCGACGCAACATCGTCCTCTCCCGGAAGGTGGTGCTCCAGGAGCGCCGCGAGAAGCTGAAAGAGGAGCTCGTCTCCGAGCTGGAGGAGGGTCAGATCCGCGAGGGCGAGGTCAAGAACATCACCGATTTCGGTGCCTTCATAGACCTCGGTGGGATTGACGGACTCTTGCACATCACCGACATGAGCTGGGGCCGGATCAGCCACCCCGGAGAGATGCTCCAGATCGGGGACAAGGTCAAGATCCTGGTCCTGAACTTCGACCGCGAGCGCGAGCGGGTGTCCCTCGGCCTCAAGCAGCTCACCCCCCACCCCTGGAAGGATGCGGCCCAGAAGTACTCCGAGGGGACCATCATCCGGGGGAAGGTCGTCAACATGACGGACTACGGCGCCTTCATCGAAATCGAGGACGGCATCGAGGGCCTGATTCACATCTCCGAGATGAGCTGGACCCAGCGCATCCGCCACCCGTCCCAGATGCTCACCATCGGCGAGCTGGTCAACGCCAAGGTGCTGAACCTGGACACCGAGAAGCAGCGCATCAGCCTCGGCCTGAAACAGACCGAGGAGGACCCCTGGGAGACCATCGCCGAGCACTTCCCCCGCGGCACCCGCCTGGTGGGCCGCGTGCGCAACATCACCGACTTCGGGGCCTTCGTCGAGGTGGACGAGGGCATAGACGGCCTGGTCCACATCAGCGACATGAGCTGGGTCCGCCGGGTGCGGCACCCCTCGGAGATCGTCGGGAAGGGCGACGAGATCGAGGTCGTAGTCCTCAACGTGGACACCGAGAACCGGCGCATCTCCCTGGGGATGAAACAGCTCACCGAGGACCCCTGGGAGCACATCGAGGACTACATCTTCGAGGGCGCCTACGTGGAGGGGGCCGTCGTCCGCATGGCCCGCTTCGGCGCCATCATCGAGCTCTCCAACGGCATCGAGGCCCTGCTGCACATCTCCGAGATCGTGGACGCCCACGTGCCAAACGTGGAGGACATCCTGGACGTCGGCGAGCACCTGACCTGCAAGGTGATCAACATCAACCGGGAGGAGCGCAAGGTCAACCTGTCCCTCAAGGCCTACAACGCCGACATGGGCATCGGCCCCGAGGACGACCCGGTGATGCAGCGGTTGATCAAGCACCAGGAGGCCGGCTCCCTTTCTGAACGGGAGCCCGAGCCCACCCCGGACGACGAGGACTTCGAGCCGACCGTCGCCGGTGAAAAACCGGTCCCCGCCGAGGCACAGCCCGAAGAGGTTACGGAAAAGGAGCCCGAAGAAGAGGTCGCCGAACCGGTGGATGAGCCCCCCGTCGAGCCCGCCGCCGAGGAAGGGGAGCCCGAGGCTCAGGACGGGTCGGCCGCGTCGGCTGTCGCGGATGAAGACGACGGAGCCGTCGAGGGTGAGGAGCTTCCCGAGGAAGAGGTATAG